In one Aggregicoccus sp. 17bor-14 genomic region, the following are encoded:
- a CDS encoding TatD family hydrolase, giving the protein MIDTHCHLDASRFDPDRDAVLARAWAAGLTGLVLPAVGPADWEDVLAWPGREPRVQVGLGIHPQLLPHLPERDDEAHLARLDALLARGGAVAVGECGLDGPSLPGAPLERQLRVLRGHLELACRHDLPVLMHCHRLHPALIALLKEVPLPEAGVLMHSYSGGVELARFYLGRGCHFSFAGPVTWANARKPLDALRAIPLERLMVETDAPDQTPVPFRGTRNEPGHLPRVLEGMARVRGEPLELLAERTTENARQLFRGAFPSPSR; this is encoded by the coding sequence ATGATCGACACCCACTGCCACCTGGACGCCTCCCGCTTCGACCCGGACCGCGACGCCGTGCTCGCGCGCGCCTGGGCCGCGGGCCTCACCGGGCTCGTGCTCCCGGCGGTGGGCCCCGCGGACTGGGAGGACGTGCTGGCCTGGCCCGGCCGCGAGCCCCGGGTGCAGGTGGGGCTCGGCATCCACCCGCAGCTGCTCCCCCACCTCCCGGAGCGCGACGACGAGGCGCACCTCGCCCGGCTCGACGCGCTGCTCGCGCGCGGGGGCGCGGTGGCCGTGGGCGAGTGCGGCCTGGACGGGCCCAGCCTCCCCGGCGCCCCGCTCGAGCGCCAGCTGCGGGTGCTGCGCGGCCACCTCGAGCTCGCGTGCCGCCACGACCTGCCCGTGCTCATGCACTGCCACCGGCTGCACCCCGCGCTCATCGCGCTGCTCAAGGAGGTGCCGCTCCCGGAGGCGGGCGTGCTGATGCACAGCTACAGCGGCGGGGTGGAGCTCGCCCGCTTCTACCTGGGCCGCGGCTGCCACTTCTCCTTCGCGGGGCCGGTCACCTGGGCCAATGCCCGCAAGCCGCTGGACGCGCTGAGGGCCATCCCGCTCGAGCGGCTGATGGTGGAGACGGACGCCCCGGACCAGACGCCGGTGCCCTTCCGCGGGACGCGCAACGAGCCCGGCCACCTGCCCCGCGTGCTCGAGGGGATGGCGCGGGTGCGCGGGGAGCCCCTGGAGTTGCTCGCCGAGCGGACGACCGAGAACGCCCGCCAGCTGTTCCGGGGAGCGTTCCCCTCCCCTTCACGGTAG
- a CDS encoding Tfp pilus assembly protein FimT/FimU: MRLSPRAGFTLLELMVVLAVAAILAALGLASLQGVGDRTAALGAANDLQSVLNLARARAYERGVDVWVIVYPEGQRDGPSDGGGAYFVYEDRSGQFGAADGGAPDGGLSYAQFAPPSRLRPTAGVAEGVLVEERYLADYSRRAGVHFGVNPALASFSAPFAMDAGTCSFCTGTPARGAIVFSGDGTTRFVDASGALVAERAASLGIVDAAQARAYLFGISAPTSFVGTYGP; the protein is encoded by the coding sequence ATGCGTCTCTCGCCCCGCGCGGGATTCACGCTGCTCGAACTGATGGTCGTGCTCGCGGTGGCCGCGATCCTCGCGGCCCTGGGGCTCGCCAGCCTGCAGGGAGTGGGGGACCGCACGGCAGCGCTGGGCGCGGCCAACGATCTGCAGTCGGTGCTCAACCTCGCGCGTGCGCGCGCCTACGAGCGCGGCGTGGACGTCTGGGTCATCGTCTATCCCGAGGGCCAGCGCGACGGCCCGAGCGACGGCGGCGGGGCCTACTTCGTCTACGAGGACCGCTCCGGCCAGTTCGGTGCCGCCGACGGTGGTGCGCCGGACGGGGGCCTGAGCTACGCGCAGTTCGCTCCCCCGTCGCGGCTGCGCCCGACTGCGGGCGTGGCGGAGGGCGTGCTCGTCGAGGAGCGCTACCTCGCGGACTACTCGCGCCGCGCCGGCGTGCACTTCGGCGTGAACCCGGCACTCGCGAGCTTCTCGGCCCCGTTCGCGATGGACGCCGGCACCTGCAGCTTCTGTACGGGCACGCCCGCGCGCGGGGCCATCGTCTTCAGCGGGGACGGCACCACCCGCTTCGTGGACGCCAGCGGCGCGCTGGTGGCCGAGCGCGCGGCGTCGCTGGGCATCGTCGATGCGGCGCAAGCGCGCGCGTACCTCTTCGGCATCTCCGCCCCCACCTCCTTCGTCGGGACCTACGGACCATGA